The following proteins come from a genomic window of Flavobacterium eburneipallidum:
- a CDS encoding IS1595 family transposase produces MGTIFEETRMELPKWFQIITLMLNAKSSISAKEIERNLGVTYKTAYYACMRVRIGMLMPETKLNGIIEMDESYFGGKARKNHTISDDNVSLAQTTLKRGRGTNKVSVVGMVQRQGNVKTKIIEKLTKRNLLYMLKSNAKSDNSILMTDGFRSYNELETYIERLVVIHSKQYSKGIVHINTIEGFWSYVKNGIKGSFKSVSKKYLPLYLIEFEWKFNNRNFKGNELEKFLKNALFQEKELEHWKAQSSQQIKNIAYGNE; encoded by the coding sequence GTGGGTACGATATTCGAGGAAACCCGAATGGAATTACCTAAATGGTTTCAGATTATTACTTTGATGCTTAATGCAAAAAGTAGTATATCGGCAAAGGAAATAGAACGTAATCTTGGAGTTACTTATAAGACGGCTTATTATGCCTGTATGAGAGTAAGGATAGGAATGTTGATGCCAGAAACAAAGTTGAACGGAATTATAGAAATGGATGAAAGCTATTTTGGAGGCAAAGCCCGAAAAAACCATACCATTTCAGACGACAACGTAAGTTTAGCACAAACAACATTAAAAAGAGGACGAGGAACAAATAAAGTTTCGGTCGTGGGAATGGTTCAGCGACAAGGAAATGTAAAAACAAAGATTATTGAAAAACTAACCAAAAGAAATTTGCTATATATGTTGAAGTCAAACGCCAAAAGTGATAACTCAATTTTGATGACTGATGGATTCAGGTCTTACAACGAATTAGAAACCTACATCGAGAGGCTTGTTGTAATTCACTCAAAACAATATAGCAAAGGAATAGTGCATATCAACACAATAGAGGGTTTTTGGAGTTATGTTAAAAACGGAATCAAAGGAAGTTTTAAATCTGTTAGCAAAAAGTATCTACCCCTTTATTTAATTGAGTTTGAATGGAAATTTAACAACCGTAATTTCAAAGGAAATGAGTTGGAAAAGTTCCTAAAAAACGCACTATTTCAAGAAAAAGAATTAGAACATTGGAAAGCCCAAAGTTCTCAACAAATTAAAAATATAGCGTATGGGAACGAGTAG
- a CDS encoding caspase family protein: MALQNIPFPFSYMMPQKKKCAIIIGVNKTGGLPVLSAAVSGAEDFNKWAVSQGFDTSLLIDTDSPVTVKMIRDAVAGFVNEKIYEQMIVYFSGHGILKSAMDELWLLSEAPEDSNAAVNVQPSRFLSRRCGIPNVVIISDACRSAPGNTQLSQMSGSVIFPNPAISSTRVNVDILYATAPGDPAFEVTADEATKNYCGLYTRELLKGLNGKVPQIIKDYDFDSLGLAGLLNSPKFSIIPAYELSEYLFTAVPISAAQINVTLSQKPDAEVTSRLPSYLSLLESPKVEFAHKSATQMTKNGKWLDGDFGSFEGLNKDFEIPKTEDVDLEALENNAEDSNIHSQRTKTEQINKEIIENDLKEPQADDNSVQKKKARIPLMECNLMLSTINKSKSNEFNRSK, translated from the coding sequence ATGGCACTTCAAAATATTCCGTTTCCTTTTAGTTATATGATGCCCCAAAAGAAAAAGTGTGCAATAATAATTGGAGTCAACAAAACGGGAGGATTGCCTGTTCTTTCGGCCGCAGTGAGTGGAGCGGAAGATTTTAACAAGTGGGCCGTTTCCCAAGGTTTTGATACATCTCTTTTAATTGATACTGACAGCCCTGTCACAGTGAAAATGATTAGAGATGCAGTTGCGGGTTTTGTAAATGAAAAGATTTATGAACAGATGATCGTATATTTTTCAGGACATGGTATTCTTAAAAGTGCCATGGATGAATTATGGCTATTATCAGAAGCACCTGAAGATAGTAATGCAGCAGTAAATGTACAGCCTTCAAGATTTCTTTCACGCAGATGCGGTATTCCCAATGTGGTGATTATTTCAGATGCCTGCCGTTCAGCACCCGGTAATACTCAACTTTCTCAGATGTCGGGATCAGTTATTTTTCCCAATCCAGCTATTAGTAGTACAAGAGTAAATGTTGATATATTATATGCTACAGCTCCCGGTGATCCTGCTTTTGAAGTGACGGCAGATGAAGCCACAAAGAACTATTGTGGTCTGTATACTAGAGAACTTTTAAAAGGGCTCAACGGAAAAGTACCACAAATAATTAAGGACTATGACTTTGATTCTCTAGGGTTAGCAGGACTCCTTAATAGTCCAAAATTTTCCATCATTCCTGCATATGAATTATCAGAATATTTGTTCACTGCTGTACCGATTTCTGCGGCGCAGATCAATGTAACCTTAAGCCAAAAACCGGATGCTGAAGTTACTTCACGCCTTCCGTCTTATCTTTCACTTCTTGAAAGTCCAAAAGTAGAGTTTGCCCATAAGTCTGCTACTCAAATGACAAAAAACGGTAAGTGGTTGGATGGTGATTTTGGGAGTTTTGAAGGTTTAAATAAAGATTTCGAGATACCAAAGACAGAGGATGTAGATTTGGAAGCTTTGGAAAATAATGCAGAGGATTCGAACATACATTCCCAAAGGACAAAAACAGAGCAAATTAATAAGGAAATCATAGAAAATGATTTAAAAGAGCCGCAGGCAGATGACAATTCTGTGCAAAAAAAAAAGGCACGTATCCCTTTAATGGAATGTAATTTGATGTTAAGTACTATAAACAAAAGCAAAAGTAATGAATTTAATAGAAGTAAATAA
- a CDS encoding DDE-type integrase/transposase/recombinase gives MILKGIWCYLYRAVDKLGNTVDFLLTRIRQRMSAQSFVIKAISNNCRPRVINIDKSGSKYCRYQSLYKRSFSKIKIWQCKYLNNIVEQDYRFIKWRIQNGLGFKSFESSRRTLSGIEVVQILTKNQMVILGISMFKSFCKLAD, from the coding sequence ATAATATTAAAAGGCATTTGGTGTTATTTATATAGAGCAGTAGATAAATTAGGTAATACAGTAGACTTTCTTTTGACCAGAATAAGACAGAGAATGAGCGCTCAGTCATTTGTAATTAAAGCAATTAGTAATAACTGCCGACCAAGAGTAATAAACATTGATAAAAGCGGTTCTAAATACTGCCGCTATCAAAGTCTATACAAGCGTTCGTTCTCAAAGATTAAAATCTGGCAGTGTAAATATCTCAACAATATTGTAGAACAGGATTATCGTTTTATCAAGTGGCGCATACAAAACGGATTAGGTTTTAAAAGTTTTGAATCGTCAAGACGAACATTGAGTGGAATTGAAGTTGTACAGATACTAACCAAGAATCAGATGGTTATACTAGGAATATCTATGTTTAAATCATTCTGTAAATTGGCAGACTAA